In a single window of the Melissococcus plutonius ATCC 35311 genome:
- a CDS encoding aminopeptidase P family protein, protein MNQTKMDDLRKWMISEQIDFTYVCEPRHVAYFSGYESDPHERVLALFLAVNEEESFLFTPALEVEEAKNSSWNAPVYGYLDSENPWEKIAQLLQKRNSAPTIAFEKDVLSVDRFDQLKNYLPSANLTKNATPVIEKLQLIKTQNEIDRLMAAGDWADKALLIGFNAIQDGASEQEIVAEIEYQLKRQGVLSMSFDTLVLTGKNAANPHGTPGNTLVAPHQLVLFDLGVIWDGYCSDVSRTVSFKETNDFQKEIYQLVLTAQLKAIEAVKPGITASELDSIARNVITEAGYGEYFNHRLGHGIGSIVHEYPSIITGNDLVIEEGMCFSIEPGVYIPENIGVRIEDCLHVTKTGCELFTKTPKELLIFD, encoded by the coding sequence GTGAATCAAACAAAAATGGATGATTTAAGAAAATGGATGATTAGTGAACAAATTGACTTTACTTATGTCTGTGAACCTAGGCACGTTGCTTATTTTTCCGGATATGAAAGTGATCCACATGAACGTGTACTTGCTTTATTTTTAGCTGTTAATGAAGAAGAATCCTTTTTATTTACTCCTGCTTTAGAAGTTGAAGAAGCAAAAAATAGTTCATGGAATGCACCTGTTTATGGCTATTTAGACAGTGAAAATCCTTGGGAAAAAATTGCTCAACTGCTACAAAAAAGGAATTCAGCTCCAACAATTGCCTTTGAAAAAGATGTCCTTTCTGTAGATAGATTTGATCAGTTAAAAAATTATTTACCTTCAGCTAATCTAACAAAAAATGCCACACCTGTTATCGAAAAGCTACAATTAATAAAAACACAGAATGAGATTGACCGATTAATGGCTGCTGGTGATTGGGCAGATAAAGCTTTGTTGATTGGTTTCAATGCTATTCAAGATGGGGCTTCTGAACAAGAGATTGTAGCAGAAATCGAATACCAATTAAAACGTCAAGGTGTTTTATCTATGAGTTTCGATACATTGGTTTTAACTGGAAAAAATGCAGCAAATCCACATGGTACACCTGGGAATACACTTGTTGCTCCCCACCAGCTCGTTCTTTTTGATTTAGGAGTTATCTGGGATGGTTATTGTAGTGATGTATCAAGAACTGTCAGCTTTAAAGAGACGAATGATTTCCAAAAAGAAATCTATCAGTTAGTCTTAACTGCGCAACTTAAAGCTATCGAAGCAGTTAAACCAGGGATTACTGCAAGTGAACTGGACAGTATTGCCCGTAATGTTATTACTGAAGCTGGATATGGTGAATATTTCAACCATCGCCTTGGTCATGGTATTGGATCAATCGTTCATGAGTATCCTTCGATTATTACAGGAAACGATCTAGTTATAGAAGAAGGTATGTGTTTCTCAATTGAACCCGGTGTGTATATTCCAGAAAATATAGGGGTACGGATTGAAGATTGTCTTCATGTAACAAAAACAGGTTGTGAATTATTTACAAAAACACCAAAAGAACTATTGATATTTGATTAG
- a CDS encoding NAD(P)H-dependent glycerol-3-phosphate dehydrogenase, with protein MKQKIAVLGPGSWGSALAQVLAENDQEVWLWGNNKEQIEEINLSHTNKHYLSDIVLPTSIKGTVSLKECIDGADVILFVLPTNAIRTVARQVAELCKNQPLIIHASKGLEQDSHKRISEILAEEIHEEKRKGIVALSGPSHAEEVAVHDITTITAASINEKNAEYVQRLFMNNYFRVYTNNDIVGVETGAALKNIIALGAGAIYGLGFGDNAKAAIMTRGLAEISRLGVAMGANPLTFIGLSGVGDLIVTCTSVYSRNWRAGNLLGKGHELKEVLDNMGMVIEGVTTTKAAYELSNTLNIEMPITHAIYNVLYNNADVKKAAEEIMLRNGKTENEFTL; from the coding sequence ATAAAACAAAAAATTGCCGTATTAGGACCTGGTTCATGGGGAAGCGCACTTGCCCAGGTATTAGCGGAAAATGATCAGGAAGTTTGGCTTTGGGGAAATAACAAAGAACAAATAGAAGAAATTAACTTATCTCATACGAATAAACATTATTTATCAGATATCGTACTCCCCACTTCAATAAAAGGTACGGTTTCTTTAAAAGAATGCATAGATGGTGCAGACGTGATTTTATTTGTATTACCCACAAATGCTATTCGTACTGTTGCTAGACAAGTAGCTGAATTATGTAAAAATCAACCTCTAATTATTCATGCCAGTAAGGGATTGGAACAAGATTCCCACAAACGTATTTCAGAAATACTGGCAGAAGAAATTCATGAAGAAAAACGCAAAGGAATTGTTGCTTTATCTGGACCAAGTCATGCAGAAGAAGTAGCTGTACATGATATTACAACAATTACAGCTGCAAGTATTAATGAGAAAAATGCTGAGTATGTGCAAAGATTATTTATGAATAATTATTTTCGTGTTTATACAAATAATGATATAGTAGGTGTTGAGACAGGAGCAGCTCTAAAAAATATTATTGCTTTAGGAGCTGGTGCTATTTATGGACTTGGATTTGGCGATAATGCTAAAGCAGCTATTATGACACGTGGTTTAGCTGAAATTAGTCGTTTAGGTGTGGCTATGGGTGCTAATCCACTTACCTTCATTGGATTGAGCGGTGTTGGTGATTTGATTGTTACTTGTACAAGTGTTTATTCGAGAAATTGGCGAGCTGGGAATTTGCTAGGAAAAGGACATGAATTAAAAGAAGTTTTAGACAATATGGGTATGGTCATTGAGGGAGTAACAACGACCAAGGCAGCGTATGAGCTTTCTAATACATTAAATATAGAAATGCCCATTACGCATGCTATCTATAATGTTCTTTATAACAATGCAGATGTGAAAAAGGCCGCTGAAGAAATTATGTTAAGAAATGGAAAAACTGAAAATGAATTTACCTTATAA
- a CDS encoding PspC domain-containing protein, with product MEKKLTKSSNNIVLTGTLAGIAEWIGIDPFILRVIYVIISFLFVGFSIILYILLAILIPKKSYMNRDQHTYYGQNYSTNKRQRKQAEKIDEKDGGDC from the coding sequence ATGGAAAAGAAATTAACAAAGTCATCAAATAATATTGTTTTAACAGGGACTCTAGCGGGAATTGCTGAATGGATAGGAATCGACCCATTCATTTTACGAGTTATTTATGTAATAATTAGTTTCCTATTTGTAGGTTTCTCGATTATATTATATATCTTATTAGCAATTTTGATTCCTAAAAAATCATATATGAATCGAGATCAGCATACTTATTATGGTCAAAATTATTCGACCAATAAAAGACAAAGAAAACAAGCTGAGAAGATTGATGAAAAGGATGGGGGAGATTGTTAG
- a CDS encoding phage holin family protein, translating into MTNYFQRLIVNTLTFISMSVIFPNLLYVRTFGIAIVAAFVLSILNMLVKPILTLLSLPLTLLTFGLFSFVVNAAILKLTSFFVGEFNFQFSTFWGAIVTSIVLSIVNAIVSEHNLNRY; encoded by the coding sequence GTGACAAATTATTTCCAACGGTTGATTGTTAATACATTGACTTTTATATCCATGTCGGTTATCTTTCCAAATTTACTATATGTGAGAACATTCGGAATAGCAATCGTTGCTGCATTCGTTTTATCCATATTAAATATGTTGGTTAAGCCAATCTTGACTTTGCTATCTTTACCGCTTACTTTATTAACATTTGGTCTGTTTAGTTTTGTGGTGAATGCTGCTATATTAAAATTGACATCATTTTTTGTTGGTGAATTTAACTTTCAATTTTCAACTTTTTGGGGTGCGATTGTAACTTCTATTGTTCTCTCTATTGTTAATGCTATTGTTAGTGAACATAATTTAAATCGTTATTAA
- the hprK gene encoding HPr(Ser) kinase/phosphatase, translating to MKEVVKIYELVNKLSLEVVYGNKESLNREITTSDISRPGLELTGYFNYYSHDRLQLFGSKEITFAERMIPEERLLVMRRLCEEDTPAFIISRGLTVPKEMIQAAKEKEITILRSPISTSRLSGAISNYLDGRLAVRTSVHGVLVDVYGLGVLIQGDSGIGKSETALELIKRGHRLIADDRVDVYQKDELTIIGEPPKILQHLIEIRGVGIIDVMNLFGASAVRGSMQIQLVMNLESWEKDKKYDRLGTDDEVVEIAKVNVPQIKIPVKTGRNVAIIIEVAAMNFRAKTIGYDATKVFEDRLTKLIEENSTL from the coding sequence ATGAAAGAAGTTGTAAAGATTTATGAACTAGTCAACAAGCTTTCATTAGAAGTTGTCTATGGAAACAAAGAAAGTTTGAATAGGGAAATTACAACTAGTGACATTTCACGACCTGGATTAGAATTAACGGGTTATTTTAATTATTATTCTCATGATCGTTTACAATTATTTGGTAGTAAGGAAATTACATTTGCTGAGCGAATGATTCCAGAAGAACGTTTACTAGTGATGCGTCGTTTATGTGAAGAAGACACGCCTGCTTTTATTATCTCTAGAGGATTAACTGTTCCTAAGGAAATGATTCAAGCAGCTAAAGAAAAAGAAATAACGATTCTACGTTCACCAATCTCAACTTCAAGACTTTCTGGTGCAATTTCTAACTATTTAGATGGTCGTTTAGCAGTAAGAACCAGTGTACATGGCGTTTTAGTCGATGTTTATGGGTTAGGTGTACTCATTCAGGGAGATAGCGGCATTGGTAAAAGTGAAACTGCATTAGAATTAATTAAACGAGGCCATCGTTTAATTGCAGATGATCGGGTCGATGTTTACCAAAAAGATGAATTGACTATTATTGGTGAACCACCAAAAATTTTACAACATTTAATTGAAATCAGAGGTGTTGGAATTATTGATGTAATGAATCTTTTTGGCGCAAGTGCTGTTCGTGGATCAATGCAAATTCAATTAGTAATGAATTTAGAAAGTTGGGAAAAAGATAAAAAATATGATCGTTTAGGAACAGATGATGAAGTAGTAGAAATCGCTAAAGTGAATGTTCCACAAATAAAAATTCCTGTGAAAACTGGCCGTAATGTGGCAATCATTATCGAAGTAGCTGCAATGAATTTTCGTGCGAAAACAATTGGATATGATGCAACAAAAGTTTTTGAAGATAGATTGACAAAACTAATTGAAGAAAACTCAACCTTATAG
- the pstA gene encoding phosphate ABC transporter permease PstA, translated as MNAKKMDKLATGILYSVAGIIILILSALLLYILVRGLPHVSWHFLTRHSKAYQSGGGIGIQLFNSLYLLIITMLISFPISLGAGIYLSEYAEKNWLTDIVRSSIEILSSLPSVVVGLFGFLIFVIQIGYGFSIISGALALTFFNLPLLTRNVEESLKAVHYTQREAGLSLGLSKWETVIRVVVPEALPGIITGVILSSGRIFGEAAALIYTAGQSAPPLDFSNWNPLSVSSPISIFRQAETLAVHIWKVNTEGTMPDSVQVSAGASAVLILVVLLFNLGARFIGNKLYKKITSA; from the coding sequence ATGAATGCAAAAAAAATGGATAAATTGGCAACAGGTATCTTATATAGTGTTGCTGGTATTATTATATTAATTTTATCAGCATTATTGTTATATATATTGGTTCGAGGCTTGCCACATGTTTCTTGGCATTTTTTGACTAGACATTCTAAAGCTTACCAATCTGGTGGTGGTATCGGAATTCAATTATTTAATTCTCTTTATTTATTGATTATTACTATGCTGATTAGTTTTCCAATTTCTTTGGGTGCTGGTATCTATCTTTCTGAATATGCTGAAAAAAATTGGTTAACAGATATTGTTCGTTCATCGATTGAAATATTAAGTTCATTGCCATCTGTTGTTGTTGGGTTGTTCGGTTTTTTGATTTTTGTTATTCAAATTGGTTATGGATTTTCTATCATCTCTGGTGCATTAGCCTTAACTTTTTTTAATCTTCCTTTACTAACACGAAACGTAGAAGAATCATTAAAAGCCGTGCACTATACTCAGCGCGAAGCAGGTCTGTCACTGGGATTATCAAAATGGGAGACAGTAATTAGGGTTGTCGTTCCGGAAGCCTTGCCAGGAATTATTACAGGCGTTATTTTAAGTTCTGGCCGTATCTTTGGTGAAGCTGCTGCACTGATTTATACGGCTGGTCAAAGCGCACCACCCTTGGATTTTAGTAATTGGAATCCTTTAAGTGTGTCTAGTCCAATCAGTATTTTTCGTCAGGCAGAAACGTTGGCTGTTCATATTTGGAAGGTTAATACAGAAGGAACCATGCCTGATAGCGTACAAGTTTCTGCAGGTGCTTCTGCTGTTTTAATCTTAGTTGTCCTGTTATTTAATCTTGGTGCTCGCTTCATTGGTAACAAATTATATAAAAAGATTACATCTGCCTAA
- the ccpA gene encoding catabolite control protein A: MEKQTITIYDVAREANVSMATVSRVVNGNPNVKPATRKKVLEVIDRLDYRPNAVARGLASKKTTTIGVIIPDVSNVFFSSLARGIDDVATMYKYNIILANSDGNDQKEVNVLNNLLAKQVDGIIFMGHHITDDIRGEFSRSKTPVVLAGSVDPDNQVGSVNIDYEAATKDAVNLLAKNGHKKIAFISGALIDPINGQNRIRGYKEALAENNLTYNEGLVFEAKYKFKEGINLTDRIQNSQATAAYITDDELAVGLLDGLLDKGIKVPEEFEIITSNNSLLTEVTRPRLTSISQPLYDIGAVAMRLLTKLMNKEEVEEKRIILPYSIDRKESTN; this comes from the coding sequence ATGGAAAAGCAAACAATCACTATTTATGATGTTGCACGTGAAGCAAATGTTTCTATGGCAACTGTTTCTCGTGTAGTAAATGGTAATCCTAATGTAAAACCAGCTACACGTAAAAAAGTTCTCGAAGTTATTGATCGATTAGATTATAGACCCAATGCAGTTGCACGTGGCTTGGCAAGCAAAAAAACAACAACCATTGGCGTCATTATTCCTGATGTCAGTAATGTCTTTTTTTCTTCACTTGCAAGAGGAATAGATGATGTTGCAACAATGTACAAATATAACATCATCTTGGCTAATTCAGATGGGAATGATCAAAAAGAAGTAAACGTATTAAATAATCTATTAGCAAAGCAAGTAGATGGCATTATTTTTATGGGACATCATATTACAGATGATATTCGTGGTGAATTTTCTCGTTCTAAAACGCCAGTTGTTTTGGCTGGTTCAGTTGATCCTGATAATCAGGTTGGCAGTGTAAATATTGACTATGAAGCAGCTACAAAAGATGCTGTTAATTTATTGGCTAAGAATGGTCATAAAAAAATAGCATTCATTAGTGGTGCATTAATCGATCCAATTAATGGCCAGAATCGCATACGAGGATATAAAGAAGCTTTAGCTGAAAATAATCTAACTTATAATGAAGGATTGGTTTTTGAAGCAAAATACAAATTTAAAGAAGGTATTAATTTAACAGATCGTATTCAAAATAGTCAAGCTACAGCAGCTTATATCACAGATGACGAACTAGCAGTTGGCTTACTTGATGGTTTATTAGATAAGGGAATAAAGGTACCTGAAGAATTTGAGATTATCACAAGTAACAACTCATTATTAACGGAAGTGACACGTCCACGTTTGACAAGTATTTCACAACCTTTATACGATATTGGTGCCGTTGCTATGCGTCTTTTAACTAAATTAATGAATAAAGAAGAAGTAGAAGAAAAAAGGATCATTCTACCTTATAGTATTGATAGAAAAGAGTCAACGAACTAA
- the galU gene encoding UTP--glucose-1-phosphate uridylyltransferase GalU — protein sequence MKVRKAVIPAAGLGTRFLPATKAIAKEMLPIVDKPTIQFIVEEALASGIEDILIVTGKAKRPIEDHFDANFELESNLRQKNKTDLLKLVEETTDVNLHFIRQSHPMGLGHAVLQAKAFVGNEPFIVMLGDDIMKDKIPLSKQLMNDYENTHASTIAVMKVPHMETSKYGIIDPEQEIAKGLYNVHNFVEKPKPENAPSDLAIIGRYLLTPEIFEILETQKPGAGNEIQLTDAIDTLNRTQRVFAREFVGKRFDVGDKFGFLKTSIEYGLVHPEVKDNLRQFIIDTGIQLSKEDKTKKTDNKS from the coding sequence ATGAAAGTAAGAAAAGCCGTTATTCCAGCAGCAGGATTAGGTACCCGTTTTTTACCTGCAACCAAAGCAATCGCTAAGGAAATGTTACCAATTGTTGACAAACCAACGATTCAATTTATTGTTGAGGAAGCTTTAGCTTCAGGAATTGAAGATATCTTAATTGTAACTGGAAAAGCTAAACGACCAATTGAAGATCATTTCGATGCAAATTTTGAGTTAGAAAGTAATTTACGACAAAAAAATAAAACAGACCTATTAAAATTGGTGGAAGAAACGACAGATGTAAACTTACATTTTATTCGTCAATCTCATCCTATGGGACTAGGACATGCTGTACTTCAGGCAAAGGCTTTTGTTGGAAATGAGCCATTTATTGTTATGCTTGGTGATGACATCATGAAAGATAAGATACCATTATCAAAACAACTAATGAATGATTATGAAAATACACACGCATCAACAATTGCTGTTATGAAAGTTCCCCATATGGAAACTTCAAAATATGGAATTATTGATCCTGAGCAGGAAATTGCTAAGGGATTATATAATGTTCATAATTTTGTTGAAAAACCAAAACCTGAAAACGCACCTAGTGATTTAGCAATTATTGGTCGTTATTTACTGACGCCTGAAATATTTGAAATTTTAGAAACACAAAAACCCGGAGCTGGAAATGAAATTCAGTTAACTGATGCCATTGATACATTGAACAGAACGCAACGTGTATTTGCCAGAGAGTTTGTGGGTAAACGATTTGATGTTGGTGATAAATTTGGCTTTTTAAAAACAAGTATTGAATATGGCCTTGTTCATCCAGAAGTAAAAGATAACTTGCGTCAATTTATTATCGATACAGGAATTCAATTATCCAAAGAAGACAAAACAAAAAAGACAGATAACAAATCATAA
- the phoU gene encoding phosphate signaling complex protein PhoU, protein MLRTQFEEELLSLHNQFYEMGTTVGSAVHKSVRAYINHDKQLAQEVIENDININNMEVKLEKKSFEMIALQQPVTTDLRMIITVMKASSDLERMGDHAVSIAKSTIRLKGETRILEIEQEISDMSDYVKKMVDNVLIAYVKTDEKDARLIASMDEQVNEYFNNVYNHSIESMQENPETVISGTDYLHVATYLERIGDYVTNICEWIVYLVTGKITELSTNHTI, encoded by the coding sequence ATGTTACGTACACAGTTTGAAGAAGAATTGTTAAGTTTGCATAATCAATTTTACGAAATGGGTACAACGGTGGGAAGTGCTGTCCATAAGTCTGTTCGTGCCTACATTAATCATGATAAACAGCTTGCTCAAGAAGTGATTGAGAATGATATTAATATTAACAATATGGAAGTAAAACTTGAAAAGAAGAGTTTTGAAATGATTGCTTTACAACAACCTGTTACAACAGATCTGCGTATGATTATTACTGTAATGAAAGCCAGTTCAGATTTAGAGCGAATGGGCGATCATGCAGTTTCTATTGCAAAATCTACGATTCGTTTAAAAGGTGAAACGCGTATTTTAGAAATTGAACAAGAAATTTCTGATATGTCCGATTATGTAAAAAAAATGGTAGATAATGTCTTAATTGCCTATGTAAAAACAGATGAGAAAGACGCTCGCTTGATTGCTAGTATGGATGAACAAGTAAACGAATATTTTAATAATGTATACAATCATTCCATTGAAAGTATGCAAGAAAATCCTGAAACAGTTATAAGTGGAACAGATTATCTGCATGTAGCCACCTATTTAGAAAGAATTGGCGATTATGTTACCAATATCTGTGAATGGATTGTCTATTTAGTTACTGGGAAAATTACTGAATTAAGTACAAATCATACTATTTAA
- the pstB gene encoding phosphate ABC transporter ATP-binding protein PstB produces the protein MTTEIISSQDLHLYYSNKEALKGITLSVQQGEITAMIGPSGCGKSTYLRCLNRMNDLIPDVTITGSVMYKGKDIYGPKTDTVDLRKEIGMVFQQPNPFPFSIYENIIYGLRLKGEKKKQVLDEAVENSLKAANIWEDVKDKLHDNALSLSGGQQQRICIARVLAVAPDIILLDEPTSALDPISTGKIESMLLTLKDKYTMIMVTHNLSQASRISDKTAFFLQGELIEFNNTKKIFLNPKKQETEDYISGKFG, from the coding sequence ATGACAACAGAAATCATCTCATCACAAGATTTACATCTATATTATAGTAATAAAGAAGCATTAAAAGGAATCACTCTTTCTGTTCAACAAGGCGAAATTACTGCAATGATTGGGCCATCTGGCTGTGGAAAATCGACATACTTACGTTGTCTTAACCGTATGAATGATTTAATTCCTGATGTGACAATAACAGGGAGTGTCATGTACAAAGGAAAAGATATTTATGGACCAAAGACAGATACCGTGGATTTAAGAAAAGAAATTGGTATGGTGTTTCAACAACCCAATCCCTTTCCATTTTCTATTTATGAAAACATTATTTATGGCTTACGTTTAAAAGGTGAAAAAAAGAAACAAGTACTTGATGAAGCTGTAGAAAATAGTTTAAAAGCTGCAAATATTTGGGAAGATGTCAAAGACAAATTGCATGATAATGCGTTATCTCTTTCTGGTGGACAGCAACAAAGAATATGTATTGCTAGAGTTTTAGCTGTTGCTCCAGATATTATTTTATTAGATGAACCAACAAGTGCTTTAGATCCTATTTCGACTGGAAAAATCGAAAGTATGTTATTGACATTAAAGGATAAATATACCATGATTATGGTTACGCATAATCTATCACAAGCTTCACGTATTTCTGATAAGACGGCTTTCTTTTTACAAGGAGAATTAATAGAATTCAATAACACAAAGAAAATTTTCTTAAATCCTAAAAAACAAGAAACAGAAGATTATATCTCTGGTAAATTTGGTTAA
- the lgt gene encoding prolipoprotein diacylglyceryl transferase — translation MILQLNPVAFRLFGISIYWYAVIIVSGIFIGVWLSSREAVRVGLKSDDVIDFMLWGLPSAIIGARLYYVAFKWQDYINNPLEIFLTRNGGLAIYGGLIGGGIALLIFTYQRFISPWTFLDIAAPSVLLAQAIGRWGNFMNHEAYGPKTTHAFLSNLHLPNFIITNMKMDGFYRQPTFLYESCWSLLGFCLLILLRRKKHFFKQGEVFLSYIGWYAFGRFFIEGMRTDSLYLFNNIRISQVLSFIIFISVLIIIYVRRKTKNLNDYERIQNNIV, via the coding sequence ATGATTTTACAATTAAATCCTGTGGCTTTTCGTTTATTTGGTATTTCTATTTACTGGTATGCAGTGATCATTGTTTCAGGAATTTTTATTGGGGTCTGGTTAAGTAGTAGGGAAGCGGTTCGTGTCGGTTTAAAATCGGATGATGTTATTGATTTTATGCTTTGGGGACTTCCAAGTGCCATTATTGGTGCTAGACTTTATTACGTTGCTTTTAAGTGGCAGGATTACATAAACAATCCACTTGAAATATTTCTAACAAGAAATGGTGGATTAGCGATCTATGGAGGATTAATTGGTGGTGGAATTGCTTTATTAATTTTTACTTATCAGCGATTTATTTCTCCATGGACATTTTTAGATATTGCTGCACCAAGTGTTTTGCTAGCACAAGCGATTGGACGTTGGGGAAATTTTATGAACCATGAAGCCTATGGACCGAAAACAACTCATGCTTTTTTAAGTAATCTTCATTTACCTAATTTTATCATCACGAATATGAAAATGGATGGTTTCTACCGTCAACCAACTTTCTTATATGAATCATGCTGGAGTTTGTTAGGTTTTTGTCTACTCATCTTACTAAGGAGAAAAAAACATTTTTTTAAGCAGGGAGAAGTCTTTTTAAGTTATATTGGGTGGTATGCATTTGGTCGCTTTTTCATTGAGGGGATGCGAACAGATAGCCTTTACCTATTTAATAATATAAGAATCTCACAAGTTTTATCGTTTATTATATTTATTAGTGTGCTCATCATCATTTACGTACGGAGAAAGACAAAAAACTTAAATGATTATGAAAGAATACAAAATAATATTGTGTGA
- a CDS encoding DUF948 domain-containing protein: MTVGEMAALIAALAFVVLVIFLVIILLKVYKIMDQASQTVEETNKTIEVITKDITALTYQVEGMLAKSNELLNDINQKMVKIDPLFTAVADLSESVSELNYSGKNFFRRVGSVGSFTTKAGFMTKMGKAAYRVLKPKNK; encoded by the coding sequence ATGACAGTTGGTGAAATGGCTGCTTTAATAGCTGCACTTGCATTTGTAGTCTTGGTAATATTTCTAGTAATTATTTTATTAAAAGTTTATAAAATTATGGACCAAGCATCACAGACAGTTGAAGAAACAAATAAAACAATTGAAGTTATTACAAAAGATATAACAGCTCTTACCTATCAAGTTGAAGGTATGCTTGCTAAAAGTAATGAATTATTGAATGATATTAATCAAAAGATGGTAAAAATTGATCCCTTATTTACTGCCGTTGCTGATTTAAGTGAGAGTGTTTCTGAGTTGAATTACTCAGGCAAGAACTTCTTTAGACGGGTAGGTTCAGTGGGGAGTTTTACGACAAAAGCTGGCTTTATGACAAAAATGGGTAAAGCAGCCTATCGTGTATTGAAACCTAAAAATAAATAA